A genomic stretch from Enterobacter dykesii includes:
- a CDS encoding multidrug efflux RND transporter permease subunit: MPHFFIERPVFAWVVALFIVLTGLLSIPRLPVAQYPAVAPPGIIISVSYPGASPDIMNTSVVSLIEREISGVDNLLYFESSSDTTGSASITVTFKPGTDIKLAQMDLQNQIKIVEPRLPQAVRQNGINVEAANSGFLMMVGLKSATGQFEEADLSDYFARNVSDELRRVPGVGKVQLFGGEKALRIWLDPMKLHGYGLSVSDVLTAVDQQNARVSPGKTGDEPASAGQGVTYPITVKGQLSSVEAFSNITLKSDASGARLKLSDIARVESGLQSYAFGIRENGVPATAAAIQLSPGANAMSTASGVRARIDELSRVLPEGMAFTVPFDTAPFVKLSIMKVVQTFVEAMVLVFLVMLLFLHKIRCTLIPAIVAPVALLGTFTVMLLSGYSINILTMFGMVLAIGIIVDDAIVVVENVERLMEEKCLSPRDATRQAMQEITPAIIGITLVLTAVFIPMGFAEGSVGIIYRQFCISMAVSILLSAFLALTLTPALCATLLKPHKAEKSGGGRFAVGFNARFRSLTACYEAGLGAVLKRTGRMLLLYAALCAALFLGLSSLPSSFLPDEDQGYFMSSIQLPSDATMQRTLNVVKKFEEESAARPDIESNIMILGFGFSGSGPNSAMAFTTLKDWKDRQGSTAQNEADHIQASMANVSDAVTMSLLPPAISDMGTSSGFTWYVQDRAGQGYEALKRAADALVLQANQRPELSDVYIDGLPEGTSLALQVDREKAEAMGVSFDEINQTLSVTLGSNYVNDYTNNGRVQQVIIQADAPYRMQPEQILALSVKNRMGQMVPVSTFATLSWNVAPQQLTRYQGYSAIRITGNAAPGASSGTAMKVMESLSRDLPQGMAGEWAGSSLQERKSESQLPGLIVLSILVVFMVLAALYESWSIPFAVMLVVPLGLIGAVIAVSAAGMTNDVFFKVGLITLIGLSAKNAILIVEFARQLHRQGQPLLAATVHAAGQRLRPILMTSLAFTLGVVPLMLANGASDSTQHAIGTGVFGGMISGTLLAIFFVPVFFIVIARFIDNLRKA, encoded by the coding sequence CAACCGGTTCGGCATCGATTACCGTCACGTTTAAACCGGGTACGGACATCAAGCTGGCGCAGATGGATCTGCAGAATCAGATTAAGATCGTCGAGCCTCGTCTACCTCAGGCGGTAAGGCAAAACGGCATTAACGTCGAGGCCGCTAATTCTGGATTTTTAATGATGGTGGGGCTGAAGTCCGCGACGGGTCAATTTGAGGAAGCCGATTTAAGCGACTATTTTGCCAGAAACGTCAGTGACGAGCTTCGTCGCGTGCCCGGCGTAGGGAAAGTTCAGCTGTTTGGCGGCGAAAAAGCGCTGCGCATCTGGTTGGATCCCATGAAGCTCCACGGCTACGGGCTTTCGGTAAGCGATGTTCTTACCGCCGTTGACCAGCAAAATGCCCGTGTTTCGCCCGGTAAAACGGGAGATGAGCCAGCGTCTGCAGGACAAGGGGTAACGTATCCCATCACCGTGAAGGGACAGCTCTCCTCGGTAGAGGCGTTCAGCAATATCACCCTGAAATCTGACGCATCCGGCGCCCGCCTGAAATTGTCCGACATTGCGCGGGTTGAATCTGGCCTGCAAAGCTACGCCTTTGGTATCCGTGAAAATGGCGTGCCCGCAACGGCGGCGGCAATCCAGCTCTCGCCTGGCGCCAATGCGATGAGTACGGCTTCCGGCGTACGGGCGCGCATCGACGAGCTTTCCCGGGTGTTACCTGAAGGAATGGCGTTTACGGTTCCCTTCGATACCGCGCCGTTTGTGAAACTTTCTATCATGAAGGTTGTTCAGACATTTGTAGAAGCGATGGTTCTGGTCTTCCTGGTTATGCTGCTGTTTCTGCACAAGATACGCTGCACGCTTATCCCGGCGATTGTTGCTCCCGTCGCACTGCTTGGCACCTTCACGGTGATGTTACTGAGCGGCTACTCCATCAATATTCTGACGATGTTCGGCATGGTGCTGGCGATAGGGATTATCGTTGATGATGCCATCGTGGTCGTTGAAAACGTTGAACGGCTGATGGAGGAAAAATGCCTCTCCCCGCGTGACGCCACGCGGCAAGCCATGCAGGAAATCACCCCGGCGATTATAGGCATCACGCTGGTGCTTACCGCCGTCTTTATCCCCATGGGGTTTGCGGAAGGATCCGTCGGGATTATCTACCGACAATTTTGTATTTCCATGGCGGTTTCCATACTGCTGTCCGCGTTTCTTGCCCTGACGCTGACGCCGGCCCTGTGCGCAACGTTACTCAAGCCGCATAAGGCAGAAAAGAGCGGAGGCGGAAGGTTCGCAGTCGGGTTTAACGCGCGCTTCCGTTCGCTCACCGCCTGTTATGAAGCCGGGCTGGGTGCCGTTCTGAAGCGAACCGGGCGTATGCTGCTCCTGTACGCTGCGCTTTGTGCTGCGCTGTTTCTGGGATTGTCTTCGTTACCGTCGTCTTTTCTGCCGGACGAAGATCAGGGCTACTTTATGTCCTCCATCCAGCTGCCTTCTGATGCCACGATGCAGCGTACCCTCAACGTGGTTAAAAAATTTGAAGAGGAAAGTGCGGCCCGGCCGGATATTGAAAGCAACATTATGATCCTGGGGTTTGGATTTTCAGGTTCAGGACCAAATTCGGCTATGGCCTTCACTACGCTGAAAGACTGGAAAGATCGGCAGGGCTCGACGGCCCAGAACGAAGCCGACCATATACAGGCCAGCATGGCGAACGTCTCTGATGCCGTCACGATGAGCCTGCTCCCGCCAGCCATTTCGGATATGGGCACCTCGTCGGGCTTCACCTGGTACGTGCAGGACAGAGCGGGACAGGGCTACGAGGCGTTAAAGCGCGCTGCCGACGCGCTGGTCCTGCAGGCCAACCAGCGCCCTGAACTGAGTGACGTGTATATAGACGGGCTTCCGGAAGGAACAAGCCTTGCGCTCCAGGTGGACAGAGAAAAGGCGGAAGCGATGGGCGTCTCATTTGATGAAATCAACCAGACGCTCTCCGTCACCCTGGGCTCAAATTACGTCAATGACTATACGAATAACGGCCGCGTTCAGCAGGTGATTATTCAGGCCGATGCGCCATACCGAATGCAGCCTGAGCAGATACTGGCATTATCAGTGAAAAACCGGATGGGACAGATGGTGCCGGTATCAACGTTTGCCACGCTTTCCTGGAACGTTGCGCCGCAGCAGCTGACGCGTTATCAGGGATATTCGGCTATTCGCATTACCGGAAATGCGGCGCCGGGAGCATCCAGCGGCACCGCAATGAAGGTTATGGAGAGTTTGTCCAGAGATTTACCTCAGGGCATGGCTGGCGAGTGGGCCGGGAGTTCATTGCAGGAGAGAAAATCGGAATCTCAGCTTCCGGGCCTTATCGTCCTGTCGATACTGGTCGTGTTTATGGTGCTGGCCGCCCTGTATGAGAGCTGGTCTATTCCATTTGCGGTCATGCTGGTCGTTCCGCTGGGTCTTATCGGCGCGGTGATCGCGGTGTCCGCCGCCGGCATGACGAATGACGTTTTCTTCAAGGTTGGCCTGATTACGCTTATCGGCCTATCGGCCAAGAACGCCATTCTGATTGTTGAATTTGCGAGGCAGCTCCATCGCCAGGGGCAGCCCCTGCTGGCGGCAACCGTTCATGCCGCCGGCCAGCGCCTGCGCCCCATTCTGATGACCTCGTTAGCCTTCACCTTAGGGGTTGTTCCGTTGATGCTGGCCAATGGTGCGAGCGACAGTACGCAACATGCCATCGGTACCGGCGTATTTGGCGGCATGATTAGCGGTACGCTTCTCGCCATTTTCTTCGTGCCGGTTTTCTTTATCGTCATCGCGCGCTTCATCGACAACCTCAGGAAAGCGTGA